One Halocalculus aciditolerans DNA segment encodes these proteins:
- a CDS encoding DUF7322 domain-containing protein codes for MPSPLDILDQSPSDDEDESDPDQPGLADIDPVIRRAFVKLVLVINVGALAAALGVLFLVFRGNYVYAAAIGVPGFALLAYAAYEYRRVTDYRDDRD; via the coding sequence GTGCCGTCCCCGCTCGACATCCTCGACCAGTCGCCGAGCGACGACGAGGACGAATCCGACCCCGACCAGCCGGGGCTCGCCGACATCGACCCCGTGATTCGTCGCGCGTTCGTCAAGCTCGTCCTCGTCATCAACGTCGGCGCGCTCGCCGCCGCGCTCGGCGTCCTCTTCCTCGTGTTCCGCGGGAACTACGTCTACGCCGCCGCCATCGGCGTCCCCGGGTTCGCGCTCCTCGCCTACGCCGCCTACGAGTACCGACGCGTCACCGACTACCGCGACGACCGGGACTAA
- a CDS encoding SDR family oxidoreductase, with protein sequence MTDQSRPLADHAAIVTGASSGIGEATAHALAADGANVVLAARSEDALEAIADDITDEYAVDARVVPTDVTDVDQVEALVDATVDEFGGLDVLVNNAGLGRGSDVPGLTDEQYGQMMRVNCDGMFYTTRAALPHLTESEGNLVFVGSFAGQYPRPSNPVYAATKWWTRGFAHSVEAAHGDDGVAVTVVNPSEVRTKFGSEDGTAFDEAFEPGDVSEPEEVADAIAFAARQTAPTTTSEIDVYRRDKFSGF encoded by the coding sequence ATGACCGACCAGTCACGGCCGCTCGCGGACCACGCCGCCATCGTCACCGGTGCCAGCTCCGGCATCGGCGAAGCCACCGCCCACGCGCTCGCCGCCGACGGCGCGAACGTCGTCCTCGCCGCCCGCAGCGAGGACGCACTCGAAGCCATCGCCGACGACATCACCGACGAGTACGCCGTCGACGCCCGCGTCGTCCCCACCGACGTCACCGACGTCGACCAGGTCGAAGCCCTCGTCGACGCCACCGTCGACGAGTTCGGCGGCCTCGACGTCCTCGTCAACAACGCCGGCCTCGGCCGCGGCAGCGACGTCCCCGGCCTCACCGACGAACAGTACGGCCAGATGATGCGCGTGAACTGCGACGGCATGTTCTATACCACGCGCGCCGCCCTCCCCCACCTCACCGAGTCCGAGGGGAACCTCGTCTTCGTCGGGAGCTTCGCCGGCCAGTACCCGCGTCCCTCGAACCCCGTCTACGCCGCGACGAAGTGGTGGACGCGCGGGTTCGCCCACTCCGTCGAAGCCGCCCACGGCGACGACGGCGTCGCCGTCACCGTCGTCAACCCCAGCGAGGTCAGAACGAAGTTCGGGAGCGAGGACGGCACCGCCTTCGACGAAGCCTTCGAACCCGGCGACGTCAGTGAGCCAGAGGAGGTCGCCGACGCCATCGCCTTCGCCGCCCGACAGACCGCCCCCACCACGACGAGCGAAATCGACGTCTACCGCCGCGACAAGTTCAGCGGCTTCTAG
- a CDS encoding DNA-directed DNA polymerase, translated as MPNTSLTDFTDRPDQEAAAVAGDETPDVSEVLDADAGALPEIDSTLDLAVTQVDYTVEGYDERERPVVHVFGRRADDTPEHVKVIGFRPYFYAPTDSLTEEKLAKNVITGTEEGYESIRGEALTRIYGRTPRDVGNIRDEFDHYEADILFPNRLLIDKDINSGVRVPERRDDDGALVVHHEELEAVEAEANLRVNTFDIEVDDRNGFPEDGEEPIVCLTSHDSYRDEYVAWLFDAPAGDTEPPEELVDYALLDESADATVDVRVFDEEEAMLEAFVDYIQETDPDVLTGWNFEDFDAPYFIDRLDVLGLDYDRLSRVEEVWTGGWGGPNVKGRVVFDLLYAYQRTQFSELDSYRLDAVAETELGVGKERYTGDIGDLWEDDPTRLLEYNVRDVELCVEIDEKQEVIPFWEEVASFVGCKLEDATTPGDAVDMYVLHKAFGHFVLPSKGQQESEDYEGGAVFEPITGVKENVTVLDLKSLYPMCMVTINASPETKVDPDAYDGDTFRAPNGTHFRQEPAGIIREIIDETLSEREEKKSLRNENAPGSQAYERYDRQQAAVKVIMNSLYGVLGWERFRLYDKEMGAAVTATGRDVIQFTETAANEVGHEVAYGDTDSVMLELGHDFSKEEAIETSFDIEEHINGRYDAFAKEELNADDHRFQIELEKLYRRFFQAGKKKRYAGHIVWKEGKDVDDIDITGFEYKRSDIAPITKEVQKEVIEKIVHGEDTENVKEYVHDVIERFQSGDVDLDDVGIPGGIGKRLDNYDTDTAQVRGAKYANLLLGTNFQRGSKPKRLYLKKVHPEFWRRVEDERPELQEDPLYLEFKRDPDVICYEYADQLPDAFEIDWDKMLDKTLKGPIERVIEALGVSWEEVRSGQTQTGLGNFM; from the coding sequence ATGCCGAACACCAGCCTCACGGACTTCACGGACCGCCCCGACCAGGAGGCGGCGGCGGTCGCCGGGGACGAGACCCCGGACGTCAGCGAGGTCCTGGACGCCGACGCCGGCGCGCTCCCCGAGATCGATTCGACGCTCGACCTCGCCGTCACCCAGGTCGACTACACCGTCGAGGGCTACGACGAACGCGAACGCCCCGTCGTCCACGTCTTCGGCCGGCGCGCCGACGACACCCCCGAACACGTCAAAGTCATCGGGTTCCGCCCGTACTTCTACGCACCCACCGACTCCCTCACCGAGGAGAAACTCGCGAAGAACGTCATCACCGGGACCGAGGAGGGCTACGAGTCCATCCGCGGCGAGGCCCTCACGCGCATCTACGGCCGCACGCCGCGCGACGTCGGGAACATCCGCGACGAGTTCGACCACTACGAGGCGGACATCCTCTTCCCGAACCGCCTCCTCATCGACAAGGACATCAACAGCGGCGTCCGCGTCCCCGAGCGCCGCGACGACGACGGCGCGCTCGTCGTCCACCACGAAGAGCTCGAAGCCGTCGAAGCCGAGGCGAACCTCCGCGTCAACACCTTCGACATCGAAGTCGACGACCGCAACGGCTTCCCCGAAGACGGCGAGGAGCCCATCGTCTGCCTCACGAGCCACGACTCCTACCGCGACGAGTACGTCGCGTGGCTCTTCGACGCCCCCGCCGGCGACACCGAACCCCCCGAGGAGCTCGTGGACTACGCGCTCCTCGACGAGAGCGCCGACGCCACCGTCGACGTCCGCGTCTTCGACGAGGAGGAAGCCATGCTCGAAGCCTTCGTCGACTACATCCAGGAGACGGACCCGGACGTCCTCACTGGCTGGAACTTCGAGGACTTCGACGCGCCCTACTTCATCGACCGCCTCGACGTCCTCGGCCTCGACTACGACCGGCTCTCGCGAGTCGAGGAGGTCTGGACGGGCGGCTGGGGCGGCCCGAACGTGAAGGGCCGCGTGGTCTTCGACCTCCTCTACGCCTACCAGCGCACGCAGTTCTCCGAGCTCGACTCCTACCGATTGGACGCCGTCGCCGAGACCGAACTCGGCGTCGGGAAAGAACGATACACCGGTGACATCGGCGACCTCTGGGAGGACGACCCGACACGACTCCTCGAGTACAACGTTCGCGACGTCGAACTCTGCGTCGAAATCGACGAGAAACAGGAAGTCATCCCGTTCTGGGAGGAGGTCGCGTCCTTCGTCGGCTGCAAGCTCGAAGACGCGACGACCCCGGGCGACGCCGTCGACATGTACGTCCTCCACAAGGCCTTCGGCCACTTCGTCCTCCCCTCGAAGGGCCAACAGGAGTCGGAGGACTACGAGGGCGGTGCGGTCTTCGAACCGATTACCGGCGTCAAGGAGAACGTCACCGTGCTCGACCTGAAGAGCCTCTACCCGATGTGCATGGTGACCATCAACGCGTCGCCGGAGACGAAGGTCGACCCCGACGCCTACGACGGCGACACCTTCCGCGCGCCGAACGGCACGCACTTCCGGCAGGAGCCGGCGGGCATCATCCGCGAGATCATCGACGAGACGCTCAGCGAGCGCGAGGAGAAGAAGAGCCTGCGGAACGAGAACGCTCCCGGCAGTCAGGCCTACGAGCGCTACGACCGCCAGCAAGCCGCAGTGAAGGTCATCATGAACTCGCTGTACGGCGTGCTCGGCTGGGAGCGGTTCCGCCTCTACGACAAGGAGATGGGTGCCGCCGTCACCGCCACCGGCCGCGACGTCATCCAGTTCACCGAGACCGCCGCCAACGAGGTCGGCCACGAGGTCGCCTACGGCGATACGGACTCCGTCATGTTGGAACTCGGACACGACTTTTCGAAGGAGGAGGCCATCGAGACGTCCTTCGACATCGAGGAGCACATCAACGGCCGCTACGACGCGTTCGCGAAAGAGGAGCTCAACGCCGACGACCACCGCTTCCAGATCGAGTTAGAGAAACTCTACCGGCGGTTCTTCCAGGCGGGGAAGAAGAAGCGCTACGCGGGCCACATCGTCTGGAAGGAGGGGAAGGACGTCGACGACATCGACATCACTGGCTTCGAGTACAAGCGCTCGGACATCGCGCCGATCACGAAGGAAGTCCAGAAGGAGGTCATCGAGAAAATCGTACACGGCGAGGACACGGAGAACGTGAAGGAGTACGTGCACGACGTCATCGAGCGCTTCCAGTCCGGGGACGTCGACCTCGACGACGTCGGTATTCCGGGGGGTATCGGGAAGCGCCTCGACAACTACGATACGGACACCGCGCAGGTCCGCGGCGCGAAGTACGCGAACCTCCTCCTCGGCACGAACTTCCAGCGCGGGTCGAAGCCGAAGCGCCTCTACCTGAAGAAGGTCCACCCCGAGTTCTGGCGGCGCGTCGAAGACGAACGCCCGGAGCTCCAGGAGGACCCGCTCTACCTCGAGTTCAAACGCGACCCCGACGTCATCTGCTACGAGTACGCCGACCAGCTCCCCGACGCGTTCGAAATCGACTGGGACAAGATGCTCGACAAGACCCTGAAAGGCCCCATCGAACGCGTCATCGAAGCCCTCGGGGTCTCTTGGGAGGAAGTGCGGAGCGGACAGACCCAGACCGGGCTCGGCAACTTCATGTAG
- a CDS encoding DUF7331 family protein codes for MSDRATADDEASRNNVAQLPEADDAPDVEAYETEGGVVLYDADNPLAWLKASNAVALVESR; via the coding sequence GTGTCCGACCGCGCAACGGCAGACGACGAAGCGAGCCGGAACAACGTGGCCCAACTCCCGGAGGCCGACGATGCCCCGGACGTCGAGGCCTACGAGACGGAAGGAGGCGTCGTACTCTATGACGCGGACAACCCGCTCGCCTGGCTCAAGGCGAGCAACGCCGTCGCGCTGGTCGAAAGCCGATAG